One genomic segment of Arachis duranensis cultivar V14167 chromosome 4, aradu.V14167.gnm2.J7QH, whole genome shotgun sequence includes these proteins:
- the LOC127746614 gene encoding uncharacterized protein LOC127746614, which yields MPRKPQYTVSTASETAAVPNSQTHATPHTDRTRDTGANTSSAQRRARAPLPPHSDEVLDDYSENEDYDPEADEVESFDDHVDDLFAAHEVERQENDVTSCMELTIKEALALLLGKKIVLNHNGELQQVGQAAGLLSRFLGTLGSDFQQLPICEKSWKAMSKTSKEHAFDQVKRVFHYEDNGRGRIKQGIVQRIGRSWKNARNHLFHKVYDEELTFEQNIKRKPPGIEANHWKKFIQYRLDEDTQEKCRKMPLIIQSNCTHIPKGRPIGRGEGWTMSHKKRMKAIEHIESQDPSSKEFSQNDSLAQVFGKEHLGRVCGLGFGPCLSQCFRNILQQSDYGVQIKEYQMKIVKLKAEAAELKVVAAE from the exons ATGCCAAGGAAACCTCAGTACACCGTTAGTACTGCATCCGAAACTGCAGCTGTCCCTAATAGTCAAACTCACGCTACTCCG CACACGGATAGAACGCGAGATACGGGAGCAAATACTTCAAGTGCACAGCGACGTGCTAGAGCGCCTCTACCTCCGCATTCTG ATGAAGTTTTAGATGACTATTCAGAAAATGAAGACTATGACCCGGAGGCGGATGAGGTCGAGTCGTTCGATGACCATGTTGACGATTTATTTGCCGCACATGAAGTTGAACGTCAAG AAAATGATGTGACTTCTTGTATGGAGCTGACTATTAAGGAGGCATTAGCACTTCTTCTTGGAAAGAAGATTGTACTAAACCATAACGGAGAGTTGCAACAAGTTGGTCAGGCAGCGGGCCTATTGAGCAGGTTCTTGGGGACATTGGGGTCTGATTTTCAACAGTTACCAATTTGTGAAAAAAGTTGGAAGGCAATGAGCAAGACTTCCAAGGAGCATGCGTTTGACCAGGTTAAg CGAGTCTTCCACTATGAGGACAATGGAAGAGGGAGGATAAAGCAAGGAATTGTACAAAGAATAGGAAGATCCTGGAAGAATGCAAGAAATCATTTGTTCCATAAGGTTTATGACGAAGAACTAACTTTTGAGCAAAATATCAAGCGTAAGCCACCAGGAATAGAGGCAAATCACTGGAAAAAGTTTATTCAATATCGGTTGGACGAGGACACACAG GAGAAGTGTAGAAAAATGCCATTAATCATTCAAAGCAACTGTACACACATACCGAAG GGAAGGCCTATTGGTAGAGGAGAGGGATGGACCATGAGTCATAAAAAAAGAATG AAAGCAATTGAACATATTGAGAGCCAAGACCCCTCCAGCAAGGAATTTTCACAGAATGATTCCCTTGCACAAGTGTTTGGAAAGGAGCACCTAGGAAGAGTTTGTGGACTCGGTTTTGGTCCATGTCTCAGTCAGTGTTTTCGTAACATTCTACAACAGTCTGACTACGGTGTACAGATTAAGGAGTATCAGATGAAGATTGTAAAACTTAAGGCAGAGGCAGCAGAACTCAAGGTAGTAGCAGCAGAGTAA